CAGGCGGCGGTAGTCGGCGAGCGGCGCGTCGTGCGTGCGGGCGAGCGCCTCGCGCAGCCGGTCCGCCTGGTCGTCGGTGAGCCCGTGCGCGGCACAGAGGCCGGCCGCGCCCACCTCCAGGACCTCCCGGAAGCGCAGTACGTCCTCGATGTCGACGGCGGAGACCCGGCGGCGCAGCTCGTCCTCGCCGGGGGTCTCGGTCCGCACCCGCACGAACGTCCCGCCGTACCGGCCGCGCCGCGACTCGACCAGGCCCTGGTCCTGGAGCACCTTCAGCACCTCGCGCAGCGTGACCCGGCTGATGCCGAGCCGTTCCGCCAGCTCCCGCTCGGCGGGCAGCCGTTCGCCGCCGGCCACCAGGCCGAGCCGGACGACCTGGAGGATCTGCTCCAGCGCCTCCTCGAATCCGTTGCCCGCCCGCACCGGCCGCAGGACCGGAGTCAACTCGTCGTGCGATCCCTCTGGATCCGTCAGTGACATCTGGCCGTGCCCCCTTCCCAAGCAATGGTTCGCAGACATACCTTATAGCTTCCGGCTGACCGAAGGAGGCCCTTCCCGTGGCAGACCGCACACCCCCGCTCAGTGTCGAGGAGCTGCACGCCCTCGTCGCGGGCGGCGAGATCGACACGGTCGTCCTGGCGTTCCCCGACATGCAGGGACGGCTCCAGGGCAAGCGGTTCGCCGCCCGCTTCTTCCTCGACGAGGTCCTGGAGCACGGCACGGAGGGCTGCAACTACCTCCTCGCCGTCGACACCGACATGAACACCGTCGAGGGCTACGCGATGTCCTCGTGGGAGCGGGGATACGGCGACTTCGCCATGCATCCCGATCTCAGCACGCTGCGCCGGGTGCCGTGGAACGAGGGCACGGCCCTGTTGATCGCCGATCTGGCGTGGAACGACGGGTCGCCCGTGGTGGCCGCGCCCCGGCAGATCCTGCGCCGCCAGCTCGACCGCCTCGCCGAGTACGGCTTCACCGCCCAGGTCGGCACCGAGCTGGAGTTCATCGTCTTCAAGGACACCTACGAGCAGGCCTGGGACGCCGGTTACCAGGGGCTCACCCCGGCCAACCAGTACAACATCGACTACTCGGTGCTCGGGACGGGCCGGATCGAGCCGCTGCTGCGCCGGATCAGGAACGAGATGGAGGCCGCGGGTCTGGTCGTCGAGTCCGCCAAGGGCGAGTGCAACCCCGGCCAGCACGAGATCGCCTTCAAGTACACCGAGGCGCTGCGCACCTGCGACCAGCACGCCGTCTACAAGACAGGCGCCAAGGAGATCGCCTCGCAGGAGGGCGTCTCGCTCACCTTCATGGCGAAGTACAACGAGCGTGAGGGCAACTCCTGTCACATCCACCTCTCGCTCGCCGACAAGAACGGCTCGAATGTCATGGCGGGGGAGGGGCCCGGTGGCATGTCCGACGTCATGCGGCACTTCCTCGCCGGACAGCTCGCCGCGCTCCGCGACTTCTCGCTCCTCTACGCGCCCAACATCAACTCCTACAAGCGCTTCCAGCCGGGCTCCTTCGCCCCGACCGCCGTCGCCTGGGGCTACGACAACCGCACCTGCGCGCTGCGGGTGGTGGGTCATGGGCGCTCGATGCGGTTCGAGAACCGGCTGCCGGGCGGCGACGTCAACCCGCACCTCGCCGTCGCGGGGCTCGTCGCGGCCGGTCTGTACGGCGTCGAGCAGAAGCTGGAGCTTCCCGAGGCCTGCGCGGGAAACGCGTACACCGGCGAGTACGAGCACGTGCCCACCACTCTGCGCGAGGCCGCCGAGCTGTGGGAGAACAGCCCCATCGCCAAGGCCGCCTTCGGTGACGAGGTGGTCGCGCACTACCTCAACATGGCGCGCGTCGAGCTCGGCGCCTTCGACGCCGCGGTGACCGACTGGGAGCTGCGCCGCTCCTTCGAACGCCTCTGATCCGGACGAACGCCTGTGATCCGAACGCCCGTGAAAGGTCCTTTCTTGTCGTACGAGCATGAGCTCCGGGTTCTCAACCCGGCGACCGAGGAGGTCGTCGCCACCGTCCCGGCCGCGACCGCGCAGGACGTCGACGCCGCCGTCGTACGGGCCGCGAAGGCGCAGACCGGGTGGGCCGCGCTGGCGCCCGGCGAGCGCGCCCGGCTGCTGCGCCGCTTCGCCGGCGCCGTCGACGACCACCTGGAGGAACTCGCAGGGCTGGAGGTCCGCGAGGCCGGGCACGTCATCGGCAACGCCCGCTGGGAGGCGGGCAACGTCCGCGATCTGCTCGACTACGCGGCCGGGGGAGTGGAGCGGCTGACCGGCCGCCAGATCCCGGTCCCCGGCGGGCTCGACGTGACGATCCTCGAACCGCTGGGCGTCGTCGGTGTCATCGCGCCCTGGAACTTCCCGATGCCGATCGCGGCCTGGGGCGCCGCCCCCGCGCTCGCGGCGGGCAACGCGGTGATCCTCAAGCCCGCCGAGACGACGCCGCTGACGGCACTGCGCCTCGCCGAACTCGCCCTGGAGGCAGGCCTTCCCGAGCACCTCTTCCAGGTGCTGCCGGGGCACGGCCCCGTCGCGGGCAACGCGCTCGTCGAGCACCCCGGCGTCGCGAAGATCGTCTTCACCGGGTCAACGGCCGTGGGCAAACAGGTGTTGGCCAAGGGGTCGGCGCTGCTCAAGCCCGTCACCCTCGAACTCGGCGGCAAGAGCCCCAACATCGTCTTCGCCGACGCCGACATCGAGGCGGCCGCCGCGGCCGCCCCCATGTCCTTCCTCGACAACTCCGGCCAGGACTGCTGCGCCCGCACCCGCATCCTCGTCCAGCGCTCGGTGTACGACCGCTTCCTCGAACTCCTCGCCCCGGCGGTCGAGTCCGTCACCGTCGGCGACCCCGCCGACGAGGGGACGGCGATGGGCCCGCTGATCTCCCGGACCCAGGTGGAGCGCGTCCGCTCGTACGTCCCCGACGACCTCCCCGGTGTCCGCGGCAAGGCCCCCGAAGGCCCCGGCTTCTGGTTCCCGCCCACCGTCCTGACCGGAATCGAGCCGCACGCGCGCGTGGCCGTCGAGGAGGTCTTCGGCCCGGTCGCCGTCCTGCTCCCCTTCGAGGACGAGGCCGACGCGATCCGCCTCGCCAACGCCACCGAGTACGGTCTGTCCGGCTCCATCTGGACCCGCGACGTGGGCCGCGCGCTCCGCGTCTCCCAGGCGGTCCGGGCGGGCAACCTGTCCGTCAACTCCCACTCCAGCGTCCGCTACTGGACCCCCTTCGGCGGCTTCAAGCAGTCGGGCCTCGGCCGTGAACTCGGCCCCGACGCCCTCGCCGCCTTCACCGAGACCAAGAACGTCTTCATCAGCACGGAGGGCCCCGCACTGTGACCCCACAGACCTCAGAGACCATCTGCCGCCGCCTCGTCGGCCGCACCGCCGTCATCACCGGCGCCGGCAGCGGCATCGGCCGCGCCACCGCGCGCCGGCTCGCCTCCGAGGGCGCCCATGTCGTCTGCGGAGACGTCGACGAGACCCGCGGCAAGGCCGCCGCCGAGGAGATCGGCGGGATCTTCGTGAAGGTCGATGTCACCGACCCCGAACAGGTCGAGGCGCTCTTCAAGGCCGCCCACGACACCTACGGCTCGGTCGACATCGCCTTCAACAACGCAGGTATCTCGCCGCCGGACGACGACTCCATCCTGGAGACCGGCCTGGACGCCTGGAAGCGCGTCCAGGAGGTCAACCTCACCTCCGTCTACCTGTGCTGCAAGGCCGCCATCCCCTACATGAGGCAGCAGGGCAAGGGCTCCATCATCAACACGGCGTCCTTCGTGGCCCGGATGGGCGCGGCGACCTCGCAGATCTCGTACACGGCCTCCAAGGGCGGTGTGCTGGCCATGTCCCGCGAACTGGGCATCCAGTTCGCCCGCGAGGGCATCCGCGTCAACGCCCTGTGCCCGGGCCCGGTCAACACCCCGCTCCTCCAGGAGCTGTTCGCCAAGGACCCGGAGCGGGCCGCGCGCCGACTGGTGCACATCCCGGTCGGCCGGTTCGCCGAGGCCGAGGAGATCGCCGCCGCGGTCGCCTTCCTCGCCAGCGACGACTCCTCCTTCGTGAACGCCACCGACTTCCTGGTGGACGGCGGCATCTCGGGCGCGTACGTCACGCCTCTGTAGGCCTGCGGTATACGGTCCACATTTCATGCGATACCGACACATCTTCGCGTGGACCCTGGTCGCGGCCGCCACTCTGGCGGCCGCGCCACCGACCGTCGTGGCCGCACCCCGCCGTACCAACTGCCCGCAACTGTCCGGCAGTTGGTACGGCGACAACCGCGCCCACCTCCAGCAGGTCATCGACGAACGCGGCAGCTGCGCCGGACGCCCCGGCCACCGCCCGGTCGCCGCCTTCGACTGGGACAACACGGTCGTCAAGAACGACGTCACCGACGCCACGATCTCCTGGGCCCTCAGGCACGACAGAATCCTGCGCCCGGCGAGCTGGAAGAACACCAGCAAGTGGCTCAGCGACGCGGCGGACACCGCCCTCACCAACGCCTGCGGCACCGGCGTACCCGTGGGCGCGCCCCTGCCGACCGCCACCAGCCCCCGCTGCACCGACGAGATCCTCGAGATCCGCGAGGCGGGCAGGACCATGAGCGGCGCCGCCGCCTTCGCCGGCACGTGGAACCACCGGCGCACCGTCCCGCAGTACGCCTGGGTCCCCCAGCTCTTCGCCGGACACACCGTTGCCGAGCTCACCTCGTACGCCCGCAAGGCGCGCCGCGAGGCCCTCGCCGCGCCCATCGGCTCGACCCGCACTCTCGGCACCCACACCGTCCCGGCGTACGTCCGCTACTACGACCAGCAGCGTGACCTGATCCGTACGCTCCAACGGGCCGGATTCGACGTCTACATCGTCTCCGCGGGCTCCGAACCCGTCACCGAGGTGTGGTCGCGCGGCATCGGCGTCGACGCCCGCCACACCATCGCCATCCGGTCGGTACTCGACCGGCACGGGCGGATCACCCCCTGGAACCAGGGCTGCGGCGGCGTTCCGGCGACCCGGGGCGAGGCCATCCCGTACATCGACGGCAAGCGCTGCTGGATCAACCAGGAGATCTACGGCGTCCACGGCGCCGCGGCCTGGCTGCGGCAGGACCGGCGCCACCGCACCGTCGTCGCGGGCGGCGACGCCGACACGGACGTCACGTTCGTCGGCGACGCCACCGGCGCCCACCTCGTCCTCAACCGCCACAAGGGCGAGGTCATGTGCCGGGCGTACGACGACGCCGACGGCCGCTGGCTGATCAACCCGATGTTCATCGATCCGCTGCCGCGGCAGGCCGACCCCTACCCGTGCTCGACGAGCGCGTACAACGAACCCGACGGGACGAAGGGGCCGGTGCTGCGCGAGGACGGCTCGGTCGTGCCCGACCACGAGGACACCGTGTACTGATCCGCCGTGTACCGGGCTCGGGGGCACGTCCTAGAGTGCCGGGATGAGCATGACGCCTCCGCCCGGCTGGTACCGCGACCCGTCGTACCCCCTCGTCGAGCGCTGGTGGGACGGGACCATGTGGACCGATCACCGGCGCCAGCCCGAGGCCTCCGCCGACGTGCCCCCAGCGCCCCTGGTGCAGCCGGAGCCCGCCGCCGGCGGCGGTGGCCGTGCCAAGGCCGTCGCGCTGACCGCCGCCGGTGCGGTCCTGGTCGCCTCCATCGTCACGGGCGCCGTCGTCCTCGGCAGGGACGGCGACGACGACGCGCAGGCGAAGACCACGCCGGCCACGTCGACCGCGGCGTCCCCGACGCCCACCGAGTCCGACACCGAGGCGTCGCCGTCGGCGGACGAGGACCCGACCGTCGTCGTGGACCAGCTCAACGGCATCACACTGCCGGTGATCGACGGCTGGGCCAAGCCCAAGTACGTCGCCGAGGACGACGTCGTCCTGGTCACCCCGGACTCGTACGACTGCCCGGGCGGGTCAGGCCTCTGCTGGCACGGCCGGGTCATCTCGCGCACCGCCACGTCGACCGACGAGAAGTCCCCGCGCGCCCTCGCCGAGCACGACATCGACGACGCCGCGAAGGACGCGTACGACCGCGACACCCTCGGCGGCCGGCCCTACGACGGCATCGACTCCCACGAGCAGGTGAAGGCGGGCTCCGTCGCGGTCGCCGGCCGTGCCGGGTACTTCGTGCGCTGGCGGGTCAGGACCGGTGCGGGGCCCGGGGGGTACGTCGAGTCGCTGGCGTTCCCCGCCAGCACCGGCACCGAGTCGCTCGTCATCGTCCGCCTCGCCTTCGACGCGGGCGAGGACGGGCCGCCGGTCACCGACATGGACCGGATCACCGAGGGGATCCGGCCGGTCGGCGGCGCGGGCGCGGACACGGGAGGCGTGGGCAGCAGCATCGGCCCGTCGGACTGAGGCCGTCCTCGCGCACCGGTGGTCACAGGAACGTGTGGCCCTCTCCGCGGTACGTCGGGACGGTCGCCGTCACCGCCTCGCCCTCGACGAGGTGCAGCGAGTCGAACCGCTCGCACAGCTCGCCCGCCTTGGCGTGCCGGAACCACACCTTGTCGCCGATGAGGAGATCGTCGGCGGGGGAGCCGAGCAGCGGGGTCTGCACCTCGCCGGGGCCCTCCTGGGGGTCGTACTTCAGCCCCTCCGGGAGGTACGGGACGGGCAGCCGGTCGGGACCGGGGGCGCCGGAGGCCGGATAGCCGCCGCCGAGCACCGTCACGATGCCGACGCCCGGCCTGCGGACGACCGGCTGGGCGAACAGCGCGGCCGGACGACCGCTGAACGAGGTGTAGTTGTCGAAGAGACGCGGGACGTACAGCCCCGATCCGGCCGCGATCTCCGTGACCGCGTCCTCCGCGGCGGTGTGCTGCACACTGCCGGTGCCGCCGCCGTTGACGTACTCCAGGCCGGGCTCCACCGCCCGTACGGCGCGGACCACTTCGGCGCGTCGCCGGGCGAGTTCCTTCTTCGCCGTGGCCTGCATGAGCCGGATGGCACGCGACCGCACGGGCCGCCCCGCGATCGCGTCGCCGACGCCCGCGATATGCCCCTCGTACGCCATGATCCCCACCAGCTTGAACCCCGGCCGCCGGACCACGGCGCGGGCCATCTCGGCGACCTGGGCGGGGGAGTAGAGCGGAGAGCGCAGGGCTCCGACGCGCACGCGTCCGCCGAGCAGCTTGAGCGAGGTGTCCAACTCCAGGCAGACGCGGACGACTTCGGACCCGCCCTGCCGTGCCTCGTCGATGAAGCGGAGCTGAGCCGGGTCGTCGACCATCACGGTCACCGCGGCGGCGAGCTTCGGGTCGGCGGCCAGCTCGGCGAAGCCCTGCCGGTCCGCGGACGGGTAGGCGAGCAGGATGTCGTCGAAGCCGGAGCGTGCCAGCCAGATCGACTCGGCGAGGGTGAAGGACATGATCCCCGCGAAGCCCGGCCTGGCCAGGACCCGTTCGAGCAGGGTCCGGCAGCGTACGGACTTGCTGGCGACGCGGATCGGCTTGCCGCCGGCCCTGCGGACGAGATCGTCGGCGTTGGCGTCGAACGCCTCCAGGTCCACGATCGCGACGGGGGCGTCAAGGTGAGCGGTGGCCCGGTCGTAACGGGCCCGGTCTGCGGCGCGGGCAGTCATGACCGAAGCCTGCCAGACAGGATTACCCCAGGGTAGGGGGACGTTCCGGGCAGATGCCGCGGGCCCGCGGACTGGTTCCCTGTGGCACAGGGACAGCCCGTAGAGTGACGCGCACGCAGGGAGGGACGACCTTGCCGGGGCCGGTCGCGCCCGGGGTGACGGTCCGCCACCGCGGGTATGCGTGCCCGTGACGGGCGGCCCGACAGGGCGGTGCCCGCTGCGCGCAGGAACAGCTGAGACACGGCCCGGACCAGCTCCGTACCCGGGCCGATCGCCCGGGCACGAGGAAACGGGGGGGGAGCATGAGCACGGAAGCGCGCCGCGCCTCCATTCCCCCACGCCCACCGACTCCACCGGCGACACCCCCGATTCCCCCGGGCACCCCCGCACCACCCGACTCGGATCCGCCGCCGGCTTCGACCGCGCCGTCCGACCAGGAGCCGGGGCCGAGGCCCTACGGCGCAGAAGCGACCTCCGGTGCACCGACGCGGCCCGCTGCGGCGACGCCGCCCCGCTTGCCCACGCCGACGGGCTCGGCTGCGCCCCCGCGCTCGTTCACGCCGTCCGGCCAGGAGGCCGGGCAGCTTTCCGCGGGTCCGTACGGCTCGGGGGCGTCCTTCGACTCGTCGGCGCGGCCCGCTGCGGCGACGCCACCCCGCCCGTCCACGCGGCCCGGTTCGGCAGCACCGTCCGGCCAGGAGCCCAGCCCGACTCCGTCGAAGCCGTACGGCAGGCGAGCGCCCTCCGGTTCACCGGCCCGCTCCGGCTCGGCTGCGCCCCCGCGCCCCACCGCACCTCCCGGATCGTCGACCCCTCCTCCGCCCCTGCGGCCCCCGTCCGCCGCAGGCGGGACCCGGCGCGAACCCCCCGCGGCACCTCCGCCCCGGCCGGAGCGAGCTCCCGCGACCGTGGCGGAGGACGGCGGCGCGCCCTCGCAGTCCCCGCACCGTGAGTCGTCGGCGTCCGGCGCCCCGGGCGAGACGTCCGCACCGCGCCGGTCGGCAGGGACGGGCTCCGCTGCCCGGGTGTCGCGGCCCTTCCGGCTCTCCGACAGCGTTCCGCGGTCCCCCACAGGGGCCTCCGCCACGGTGACGCCGCCCCCTCCCGCGGCCTCGGCGCGGTTCCCGGACGCGCCCCCCGCCGAGCCCGGGACCGGCCCGGCGGCGCGGCGTACCCCCGTGTCCGCCGAGCCCCGCACCGGCCCCGCCGCCCCGCGTACCCCCGTACCCGAGACCACCGCACGGCTGCGCCCCCTCCGCGCGGAGGCCCCCGTCGAACCGCCGACGTCGGAAAACCTCGGCGCCGGGCGCCCCTTCGTGTCGTTCGCGGAGCCCGAGTTGTTCCTTCCGGCGTCCTCCGAGCCGTACGGCGGTGACACCGTGCGTTCCGTCGGCCGGCGGGGCCGGGTCGCGGCCGCCGCGGCCTGTTTCGTGCTGGGGCTCGGGCTCATCGGCGGTGCGGTGACCGGGAGTTGGCTGACCGGGGACGGGGCGGACGAGCCCGGTTCGCGGGGGGCGTTCGCGGCGGCCGGGGATCTGTGGCACAGCGTGCCCGTGGACCGGCTCTTCCCGCCCACCGTCCAGGGCGACGGCGCGGGCCCCGGCGGCGCCGACCGCACCTGGACCCGGGTCGCCGTCGCCCCGGACAGCGACTGCAAGGACGCCTTCGACCCGCTGCTGCGCAAGGCGCTGGCCCCGGTCGGCTGCCTGCGGCTGCTGCGAGCCACCTACACCGACGCGACCCGCAGCCATGTCACCACCGTCGGGCTGCTGTTCACCAAGGCCGACGCCGTCGCCATGACCTCCCTGAAGTCCAGGTTCAAGACGGAGGGCCTCGACCGGCGCACCGACCTGATGCCCCGCCCGTACGCCGCGAAGGACACCGCCGCCGCGGACTTCGGCGACGCTCAGCGCGGCTCCTGGACGGTGTCGGTGCTCACCGACGCCCCCGTCGTCGTCTACGCCGTCTCCGGCTTCGCCGACGGCCGCACCGTCTCCGCCCCGCAGCCCGCCGCGGACGCCATACGGTCCGGCGCGACCACGACCCCGGCGCAGGCGGGCCTCGGCCACGAGGCGCAGGGCCTCGCCGACCGCGTCGAACGGGGCTTCAGGAAGACCATCGTCTCGGCCACGGAGAAGCCGTCGTGAACGCCGTCATGACCCGCAGATCCGGGCTGCTCAGCCTGCTGCTGGCCGCCTCCCTGACCCTGGTGCCGTCCACCACGGCCCACGCCGACGGGATACGTGGCCAGCAGTGGGCCCTGGACGCGATGCACACCCAGCAGGCCTGGCGGACGACGAAGGGCAAGGGCATCACCGTCGCCGTACTCGACACGGGCGTGGACGCCGAACACCCCGACCTCGCGGGCAACGTGCTCACCGGCACCGACATGGTCGGCTTCGGCGCCTCCCGCGGCGACCGCGCGTGGGCCCGGCACGGCACCGCCATGGCGGGGATCATCGCCGGCCACGGACACGGCTACGGCGACGCCGACGGAGTCATGGGCATCGCCCCCGAGGCCAAGATCCTCCCCGTCCGCGTCATCCTCGAGGACGGCGACTCCGCCCGTACGAAGGCCCGCAACACCCGCGGCAACGCCCTCGCCGAGGGCATCCGCTGGGCCACCGACCACGGCGCCGACGTCATCAACCTCTCCCTCGGCGACGACTCCAAGTCCGCGCACCCCGAGCCCGCCGAGGACGAGGCGGTCCAGTACGCCCTGAAGAAGGGCGCCGTCGTCGTCGCCTCGGCCGGCAACGGCGGCGAGAAGGGCGACCACATCTCCTACCCGGCGGCGTACCCGGGCGTGATCGCCGCCACCGCCGTCGACAAGTACGGCACCCGCGCCTCGTTCTCCACCCGCCGCTGGTACGCCACCGTCAGCGCGCCCGGCGTCGGCGTCGTGATCGCCGACCCGGACGACAAGTACTACGAGGGCTGGGGCACGAGCGCCGCGTCCGCCTTCGTCTCCGGCGCGGTCGCCCTCATCAAGTCCGCCCACCCGGGACTGAGCCCGGCGCAGATCAAGCAGCTCCTGGAGGACACGGCTCGCAACGCGCCCAGCGGGGGCCGCGACGACGGGCGTGGCTACGGCTTCGTCGACCCGGCGGCCGCGATCACGGCGGCCGGCCGGCTCAAGACGGCGGACCTGCACGCGGCCGCCTACGGCCAGAAGTACTTCGGCTCCGGCCCGGACGCCCCCAAGGACGACGACGGATCGTCCGGCTGGGCGGGCCCGCTCGCCGGCGGCACGGGCGCGGTGCTGCTGGCCGCCGCGGTGGTGCTGTGGCGCGGCCGCAGGACCTCACGCCGCCAAGCCTGAGAAGCGCCGACGACCCCTCAGCTGTTGTCGGCCTCGTCGCTGTCGCTGTCGCTGTCGCCGAACGCCGACACCGCCGCCTTCGCAGCCGCCTCGACCAGCGAAATCCCTTTCGCCTGGGTTGAGTTGCCGTTGGACAGCGTCGCCACCAGGTAGTCGTGCCCGTCGGCCGTGACCCGGCCGATGCTGTTGATGTCCCACAGCTCGGTCGTGCTGCGCGCCAGCCACCCGTTCTTCAGGGCCCACGCGGATCCGTCGGCGGCCGCCGAGACACCCCAGTGCTGATCGGCCGCGATCTTGCCCATGAGCCCCTGCAGATACGCCCGCGAAGTGCCGCTCAGCTCCGAGTCGTCCCCGAACACCTGCTGGAGCAGAGTGAGTTGATCGGCCGCGGTGGTCTGCGTCAGCCCCCACAGCATGCCGCTGCCGCCCTCGGTGTCGCTGAGCCCGAAGCGCTTGTTCGCGGCGTCCAGGCCCTCGGCCTGCCCGATCGCCTTCCACAGCGCGGACGCGGACGTGTTGTCGCTGTTCTCGATCATCGCGGTGGCGTACGTCTTCTCCTGCGCCGTCAGATGCCGGTCGTCGTCCTGCGCCTGGAACAGCAGGGTGGCGAGGATGTCGACCTTGACGATGCTGGCCGTGTCGAACGTGCCGTCCCCGTAGGAGGTGCTCTCGCCGGAGTCGACGTCGAGCACCGCGACCGAGACCTCCGCGCCGTCCTCGACGCTCACGGACTTCATCGCCGCGGCGAGCAGCGCCTCCCGGTCCACCGAGGGCTCCACCACAGGTTCCACGGACGCCTCCTCGCTCACCGTGGCCGAAGCCGAGGGTGTCGCCGACGCCGACGCCGACGCCGACGCCGACGCCGACGCCGCCGACGATACGGTGCGCGTGTCGGCGTGCGCCTGCGCCTTGACGTACGCGGTCCCCGCCGCCGTGGCGCCGACGATCACGGCGGAAGCGAGGACGGTGTAGATCAGCGGGCGGCGCCGGGGCGGACGGGCACGGCGGCGGTGAGCTCTGTGAGACTCCATGCCCGCGATGCTGGGCGCCCGGCCTGTGCGGCTCGTTAGACGAATGTTAGATGTGTGTCAGGGAAAGCTGAGAAACCAGTGAATCCTGTCAACGCGAGGTTTCCGGGCCCGCACAAGCGCAGCAGCATCCCCCCGATAGGGTCGGGGACCGTGGCGAACAAGAACATTCCCGACTCCGGCTTCTCCGACGACGACGGCTCCGCCGATCCCCGGCTGAGCGCGGCGCTCGCCGCCTGGGCCGAGGACCGCACGGCTGTGGGGCCGGTGCTGGAGGCGCTCAAGGGCGCCCGGCTCCTGGTGCCCGTCGTGGCCGTCCTCGGTGAGGTGGAGGAGGACGAGAACGGGCTGCGCCACGAGAAGAGCAGTGACATGGCGGTCCCGACGCTGAAGGCCGGCTCCCGCACGGCCCTGCCCGCGTTCACGTCCACCGAGTCGCTGGCCCGCTGGGACCCGGAGGCCCGCCCCGTCGCCGTACCCCTGCATCAGGCCATCCAGGCGGCGGTGCACGAGAAGGCGGACACGATCGTGCTGGACATGTCCGGGCCGGTGCCGTACGAGCTGACCGGCTCCGCGCTGCGTGCCCTCGCCGAGGGGCGCACGACCGAGGACCCGCTCGCCGACCCGGCGGTGACCGACGCCGTACGCACCGCCGTGGCCGCCGAGCCCGCGGTGCTCCGCGCGCACCTCGGCCCCGGTCAGGCCGACGGCATCCTCGCCCTCGTCCTGGACCCGTCCGCGGCGCCCGCCGAGGCCGCCCGCGCCGTCGCCGAGCGCCTCGCGGCCGACGAAACACTCAGGGCCCGCCTGGTGCGCGGCCTCGACCTGGCACTGCTGCCGGCCGGGGCGACGCCACCGGGCGAGCCCTTGTACGTACGCGAGTGAGAACGTCTGCGGACTAGCCGTAGATCGGGCCCGTGTACTTCTCGCCCGGGCCCTGGCCCGGCTCGTCCGGGACGAGGGACGCCTCGCGGAAGGCCAGCTGGAGCGACTTCAGGCCGTCGCGCAGCGGGGCCGCGTGGAAGGAGCTGATCTCGGTCGCGCTCGCGTCGAGCAGACCGGCGAGCGCGTGCACCAGCTTGCGGGCCTCGTCCAGGTCCTTGTACTCGTCGCCCTCCTCGGTCAGGCCGAGCTTCACGGCGGCGGCGCTCATCAGGTTGACGGCGACCGTCACGATCACCTCGACCGCGGGGACCTCGGCGATGTCGCGGGTCATGGTGTCGAAGTCGGGCGTCTGGGGAGGGGTGTCACTCATGC
Above is a genomic segment from Streptomyces sp. R21 containing:
- a CDS encoding aldehyde dehydrogenase, encoding MSYEHELRVLNPATEEVVATVPAATAQDVDAAVVRAAKAQTGWAALAPGERARLLRRFAGAVDDHLEELAGLEVREAGHVIGNARWEAGNVRDLLDYAAGGVERLTGRQIPVPGGLDVTILEPLGVVGVIAPWNFPMPIAAWGAAPALAAGNAVILKPAETTPLTALRLAELALEAGLPEHLFQVLPGHGPVAGNALVEHPGVAKIVFTGSTAVGKQVLAKGSALLKPVTLELGGKSPNIVFADADIEAAAAAAPMSFLDNSGQDCCARTRILVQRSVYDRFLELLAPAVESVTVGDPADEGTAMGPLISRTQVERVRSYVPDDLPGVRGKAPEGPGFWFPPTVLTGIEPHARVAVEEVFGPVAVLLPFEDEADAIRLANATEYGLSGSIWTRDVGRALRVSQAVRAGNLSVNSHSSVRYWTPFGGFKQSGLGRELGPDALAAFTETKNVFISTEGPAL
- a CDS encoding DUF2510 domain-containing protein, encoding MSMTPPPGWYRDPSYPLVERWWDGTMWTDHRRQPEASADVPPAPLVQPEPAAGGGGRAKAVALTAAGAVLVASIVTGAVVLGRDGDDDAQAKTTPATSTAASPTPTESDTEASPSADEDPTVVVDQLNGITLPVIDGWAKPKYVAEDDVVLVTPDSYDCPGGSGLCWHGRVISRTATSTDEKSPRALAEHDIDDAAKDAYDRDTLGGRPYDGIDSHEQVKAGSVAVAGRAGYFVRWRVRTGAGPGGYVESLAFPASTGTESLVIVRLAFDAGEDGPPVTDMDRITEGIRPVGGAGADTGGVGSSIGPSD
- a CDS encoding amino acid deaminase/aldolase; translated protein: MTARAADRARYDRATAHLDAPVAIVDLEAFDANADDLVRRAGGKPIRVASKSVRCRTLLERVLARPGFAGIMSFTLAESIWLARSGFDDILLAYPSADRQGFAELAADPKLAAAVTVMVDDPAQLRFIDEARQGGSEVVRVCLELDTSLKLLGGRVRVGALRSPLYSPAQVAEMARAVVRRPGFKLVGIMAYEGHIAGVGDAIAGRPVRSRAIRLMQATAKKELARRRAEVVRAVRAVEPGLEYVNGGGTGSVQHTAAEDAVTEIAAGSGLYVPRLFDNYTSFSGRPAALFAQPVVRRPGVGIVTVLGGGYPASGAPGPDRLPVPYLPEGLKYDPQEGPGEVQTPLLGSPADDLLIGDKVWFRHAKAGELCERFDSLHLVEGEAVTATVPTYRGEGHTFL
- a CDS encoding FadR/GntR family transcriptional regulator; translated protein: MSLTDPEGSHDELTPVLRPVRAGNGFEEALEQILQVVRLGLVAGGERLPAERELAERLGISRVTLREVLKVLQDQGLVESRRGRYGGTFVRVRTETPGEDELRRRVSAVDIEDVLRFREVLEVGAAGLCAAHGLTDDQADRLREALARTHDAPLADYRRLDTMLHLTLAELCGSPSLTAQYAAVRATVNDLLDCIPLLVRNLEHSQRQHIALVEAVLDGDADGAREMMREHCAGTAALLRGFLA
- a CDS encoding haloacid dehalogenase-like hydrolase, which encodes MRYRHIFAWTLVAAATLAAAPPTVVAAPRRTNCPQLSGSWYGDNRAHLQQVIDERGSCAGRPGHRPVAAFDWDNTVVKNDVTDATISWALRHDRILRPASWKNTSKWLSDAADTALTNACGTGVPVGAPLPTATSPRCTDEILEIREAGRTMSGAAAFAGTWNHRRTVPQYAWVPQLFAGHTVAELTSYARKARREALAAPIGSTRTLGTHTVPAYVRYYDQQRDLIRTLQRAGFDVYIVSAGSEPVTEVWSRGIGVDARHTIAIRSVLDRHGRITPWNQGCGGVPATRGEAIPYIDGKRCWINQEIYGVHGAAAWLRQDRRHRTVVAGGDADTDVTFVGDATGAHLVLNRHKGEVMCRAYDDADGRWLINPMFIDPLPRQADPYPCSTSAYNEPDGTKGPVLREDGSVVPDHEDTVY
- a CDS encoding 3-oxoacyl-ACP reductase; translation: MTPQTSETICRRLVGRTAVITGAGSGIGRATARRLASEGAHVVCGDVDETRGKAAAEEIGGIFVKVDVTDPEQVEALFKAAHDTYGSVDIAFNNAGISPPDDDSILETGLDAWKRVQEVNLTSVYLCCKAAIPYMRQQGKGSIINTASFVARMGAATSQISYTASKGGVLAMSRELGIQFAREGIRVNALCPGPVNTPLLQELFAKDPERAARRLVHIPVGRFAEAEEIAAAVAFLASDDSSFVNATDFLVDGGISGAYVTPL
- a CDS encoding glutamine synthetase family protein, which codes for MADRTPPLSVEELHALVAGGEIDTVVLAFPDMQGRLQGKRFAARFFLDEVLEHGTEGCNYLLAVDTDMNTVEGYAMSSWERGYGDFAMHPDLSTLRRVPWNEGTALLIADLAWNDGSPVVAAPRQILRRQLDRLAEYGFTAQVGTELEFIVFKDTYEQAWDAGYQGLTPANQYNIDYSVLGTGRIEPLLRRIRNEMEAAGLVVESAKGECNPGQHEIAFKYTEALRTCDQHAVYKTGAKEIASQEGVSLTFMAKYNEREGNSCHIHLSLADKNGSNVMAGEGPGGMSDVMRHFLAGQLAALRDFSLLYAPNINSYKRFQPGSFAPTAVAWGYDNRTCALRVVGHGRSMRFENRLPGGDVNPHLAVAGLVAAGLYGVEQKLELPEACAGNAYTGEYEHVPTTLREAAELWENSPIAKAAFGDEVVAHYLNMARVELGAFDAAVTDWELRRSFERL